The following proteins are encoded in a genomic region of Paenibacillus sp. FSL R7-0273:
- a CDS encoding glycosyltransferase family 2 protein, with amino-acid sequence MNRPTIGVHLIIRNEAVLLPVCLKSVAGADEIIAVDTGSEDDSIAVAEAYGARVLRHKWEDDFAKARNAGLRHAATDWILVLDADEMLNTPLEKIRQLLPDTAAEAFTVTIENVIGHQAEERLYHRAVRLFRGGQGYCFSGKIHEGIDQSIISRHGTQAIVHSTVQLLHSGYLPEMMSRKNKAVRNERLLRAAVAEHPEDDFYRYNLAVACCQNGQLQEAEELLRYTLSRAPLPASYRPAMIRDLGKIYLSAAKMSAIDALLAKELERYSDYPDLHYLLGQSLEGQGLLERAFQSYERAVALAENPDFHEKYVSEHGITTFRPLHRMGLIALQLSKPEEAARLFHHSLQYLPLYAPALLGIVTSFQSLDVPDHSIAALLQQLVPAEQPAGRAAIVNALCAADAYEAVCGLPHQVFPLEKATLVHRVRARIITDEAAAAMALIRQGRDLLTAGDVTPVLLQELRVLEALCIWAQGSALQAELLAEMPPEQRSSWHKINQRVTGGSVLSAKEGADKNGDDHLRDNDNALSLLLTELIPLAAELQLYPLADTLAGFSIHHQAELAAALYRAGHVQEVGERFIALAGDAQAAERVAFYIGELLYDKGHYEEAAGWFQQALGQAGQEDAARAALAVCYLQLARADLETAAAGFGGNYEHGPVVEDLAAVNNTLLLLKRTPWHTVWTRRKRQVGARP; translated from the coding sequence ATGAACAGACCTACCATTGGAGTTCATCTGATTATACGCAACGAAGCTGTACTGCTGCCTGTATGTCTGAAAAGCGTAGCCGGAGCCGACGAGATCATTGCTGTCGATACAGGCTCGGAGGATGATTCGATAGCTGTCGCTGAAGCCTATGGGGCGAGGGTGCTGCGGCACAAATGGGAGGATGATTTCGCAAAAGCCCGCAATGCCGGACTCCGCCATGCCGCAACCGACTGGATTCTGGTCCTTGATGCCGATGAGATGCTGAATACTCCGCTGGAAAAAATACGCCAGCTTCTGCCGGATACAGCAGCCGAGGCTTTTACCGTCACTATTGAAAATGTAATCGGACACCAGGCAGAAGAGCGCCTGTACCACCGGGCTGTACGTCTATTCCGGGGTGGACAGGGCTACTGCTTCTCAGGAAAAATCCATGAGGGCATCGATCAGTCCATTATCAGCAGGCACGGCACGCAGGCGATTGTGCACAGCACCGTTCAGCTGCTTCATTCCGGCTATCTGCCGGAGATGATGTCCCGCAAAAATAAAGCTGTACGCAACGAAAGGCTGCTGCGCGCCGCCGTTGCAGAGCACCCGGAGGATGACTTTTACCGCTACAATCTGGCGGTTGCCTGCTGTCAGAACGGACAGCTGCAGGAGGCGGAGGAGCTGCTGCGCTACACCTTGAGCCGGGCACCGCTTCCCGCTTCGTACCGTCCGGCCATGATCCGCGATTTAGGCAAAATCTATCTGTCCGCCGCAAAAATGAGTGCGATAGACGCGCTGCTGGCCAAGGAGCTTGAACGTTACAGCGATTACCCGGATCTGCATTACCTGCTGGGCCAGTCCTTGGAGGGCCAGGGGCTGCTGGAGCGTGCTTTTCAGTCCTATGAGCGGGCCGTTGCATTAGCAGAAAATCCTGATTTCCACGAAAAATACGTCAGTGAGCACGGCATCACCACCTTCCGCCCGCTGCACCGCATGGGGCTGATTGCCCTTCAGCTATCTAAGCCGGAGGAAGCCGCGAGGCTGTTCCACCATTCGCTGCAATATTTGCCCTTATATGCACCGGCGCTGCTGGGCATCGTGACCTCCTTTCAGTCTCTGGACGTGCCTGACCACAGCATAGCCGCCTTGCTGCAGCAGCTTGTCCCGGCGGAGCAGCCTGCCGGAAGGGCAGCAATCGTTAACGCACTCTGCGCAGCAGATGCCTATGAGGCTGTGTGCGGACTGCCGCACCAGGTTTTTCCGCTGGAAAAGGCTACGCTTGTGCACAGGGTCCGCGCCCGAATCATTACTGACGAAGCTGCTGCAGCAATGGCGCTGATCCGCCAAGGCCGGGACCTGCTGACTGCCGGAGACGTAACCCCGGTGCTGCTGCAGGAGCTGCGTGTTCTTGAAGCTCTTTGCATATGGGCACAGGGCTCTGCTCTGCAGGCAGAGCTGCTGGCTGAGATGCCGCCGGAACAGCGCAGCAGCTGGCATAAGATCAATCAGCGGGTGACTGGAGGATCCGTACTATCTGCAAAGGAGGGCGCCGACAAGAATGGAGATGACCATTTGCGTGACAACGACAATGCGTTATCCTTGCTTTTGACCGAGCTGATTCCTCTGGCTGCTGAGCTGCAGCTATATCCTTTGGCTGATACGCTGGCAGGCTTCTCAATACATCATCAGGCGGAGCTGGCGGCAGCACTGTATAGGGCAGGCCATGTGCAGGAAGTAGGTGAACGGTTCATAGCGTTAGCGGGTGATGCACAGGCGGCGGAGCGGGTTGCTTTTTATATCGGTGAGTTGCTCTATGATAAAGGCCACTATGAAGAGGCTGCCGGATGGTTTCAGCAGGCGCTGGGGCAAGCCGGACAGGAGGACGCCGCACGTGCAGCCCTGGCGGTCTGTTATCTGCAGCTGGCCAGGGCTGATCTGGAGACGGCAGCGGCGGGCTTTGGCGGAAATTATGAGCATGGTCCGGTCGTTGAGGATCTGGCAGCGGTCAATAACACCCTCCTCCTGCTGAAACGTACCCCCTGGCATACCGTCTGGACCAGGCGCAAGCGTCAGGTAGGTGCACGGCCATGA
- a CDS encoding tetratricopeptide repeat-containing glycosyltransferase family 2 protein yields MSKLQRKPLISLCMIVKNEAGNLSRCLTSVRGVADELIIVDTGSTDDTVAVARSFGAAIVSFPWTGDFAAARNAGLEQARGTWILVLDADEELDAGSKGELLLCAEHVEYEAFFVRIHNHKGTERSSPVITVNPILRMFRNRPPYRFSGIIHEQVAAAIVEATPAAAMHLSTVSVHHYGYADGVVAKKDKISRNLSLLKEQLKLNPRDAFHQFNTAVEYMRLGDYARALEHIKQSLAEAEPDTSYTHLLYKYEIRCRIMSGDPAGAMDACIRGCALFPDYPDLHHIRGVLLLQAGAFAGAREAFRQALLIGLSPPGYHTESGMGTYLTYAALGQLCQETGETEEAIVCYTRAAQLHPVPSSLLARLVRTMKCAGRGPELAGWLEDHLPQMTADRLRLAGLLLADGCFAAATEAVAGGAEAVESLARGGMEAVSERSGRGAGMASECLGSGEEIVSECLGSGEEIVSECLGSGEEIVSECLGSGGEMAGAAGASLLQLLLQAGDTPAELLKHQDIMVLLGHPAAGALDYGPPSAAPSVRSGHAWRLLADGALASLTAADDYGPAAARARLMLPLPRLGE; encoded by the coding sequence ATGAGCAAGCTTCAACGGAAGCCGCTGATCTCACTCTGTATGATCGTCAAGAATGAAGCCGGCAACCTGTCACGGTGCCTTACCAGTGTGCGCGGAGTCGCAGATGAGCTGATTATTGTTGATACGGGCTCTACAGATGACACTGTTGCCGTTGCCCGCAGCTTTGGTGCGGCTATTGTCTCTTTTCCCTGGACCGGAGATTTCGCAGCCGCCCGTAACGCCGGACTGGAGCAGGCTCGCGGGACTTGGATTCTTGTGCTGGATGCCGATGAGGAGCTGGATGCGGGGAGCAAGGGAGAGCTGCTGCTGTGTGCGGAGCATGTGGAGTATGAGGCGTTTTTTGTGCGGATTCATAATCATAAAGGGACTGAGCGTTCCTCCCCCGTCATTACCGTCAATCCTATCCTGCGGATGTTCCGCAACCGCCCGCCCTACCGGTTCAGTGGAATTATTCATGAGCAGGTTGCCGCAGCCATTGTTGAGGCCACTCCTGCCGCAGCCATGCACCTGAGTACTGTGAGCGTTCATCATTACGGCTATGCTGACGGAGTAGTTGCCAAAAAGGATAAAATCAGCCGCAATCTCAGCCTGCTCAAGGAGCAGCTGAAGCTGAACCCGCGCGATGCCTTTCACCAGTTCAATACGGCGGTCGAGTATATGCGGCTTGGTGATTACGCACGGGCGCTGGAGCATATAAAGCAGTCGCTGGCTGAGGCTGAGCCGGATACCAGCTACACCCATCTGCTGTACAAATATGAAATCCGGTGCCGGATCATGTCGGGTGACCCGGCTGGCGCGATGGATGCCTGCATCCGGGGCTGCGCGCTTTTCCCTGATTATCCTGACCTTCACCATATCAGGGGAGTTCTGCTGCTGCAGGCTGGAGCTTTTGCGGGGGCCAGGGAGGCCTTCCGGCAGGCGCTGCTCATCGGCCTATCACCGCCCGGCTACCATACGGAATCCGGGATGGGCACTTATCTGACGTATGCCGCACTGGGACAGCTGTGCCAGGAAACCGGAGAAACAGAGGAAGCCATTGTCTGCTACACCCGGGCAGCCCAGCTCCATCCCGTGCCATCCTCCCTTCTGGCGCGGCTGGTACGAACCATGAAATGCGCAGGACGCGGACCTGAGCTTGCCGGCTGGCTGGAGGATCATCTGCCGCAAATGACGGCGGATAGATTGCGGCTGGCCGGGCTGCTGCTGGCGGATGGCTGCTTCGCGGCCGCGACGGAGGCTGTGGCGGGGGGCGCGGAGGCAGTAGAGAGTTTGGCGAGAGGTGGCATGGAGGCTGTGAGCGAGCGCTCGGGGCGCGGTGCGGGGATGGCGAGTGAGTGCTTGGGGAGCGGCGAGGAGATCGTGAGCGAGTGCTTGGGGAGCGGCGAGGAGATCGTGAGCGAGTGCTTGGGGAGCGGCGAGGAGATCGTGAGCGAGTGCTTGGGGAGCGGCGGGGAGATGGCGGGTGCAGCTGGAGCAAGCCTGCTCCAACTGCTGCTGCAGGCGGGTGACACACCGGCGGAGCTGCTCAAGCATCAGGATATTATGGTGCTGCTCGGCCATCCTGCTGCCGGCGCCCTTGATTACGGACCGCCTTCTGCTGCTCCGTCTGTCCGGTCAGGCCATGCCTGGAGGCTGTTGGCAGACGGTGCGCTAGCCTCACTAACCGCTGCTGACGATTATGGACCGGCTGCGGCCAGGGCACGGCTCATGCTTCCGCTTCCCCGGCTTGGAGAGTAG
- a CDS encoding tetratricopeptide repeat-containing glycosyltransferase family 2 protein codes for MRTPPLSLCMIIQNEARHLGQCLSSVKGLVSEIIIADTGSADGSAEIARSFGARVIEVPWEHDFAKARNLTLRQASCPWILVLDADEAAAGWRQEDLQQLLNATAVQGYFLPFIHYVGSSAGGEYVTDNVCRLFRNDPGILFHGTIHEEAASSIWALPGGRVAYADLPIFHYGYVDEELLLKNKASRNLNLIRAALQLDPQSYSLRYALGTEYYQQGQYSAAADVLLPLLDETPAGYGYTADIWLKTAYALQAAGRIQAARAVYTRGMALYPDFTDLLESYARLLLEAGELQEAYRHVLAALRSGDTSRRYPSSSGSGTSRTSLLAGQVSERLYLYEQAKEHYTQAVRFTPDLTAAWEALVPLCLLSGDADRLTALTAEAGAALPPATLRLLVPAALNARAAGWLQALTGTARLPAPVRRVLQVLPDMLRQHEDHPAVAARLERLLPEPGPGQPFIHGYLWAWACRSGDTAAAQHWLGSLAGCRPGLPAVAQLLPEARTAAPQPGAAGSAPGAAPDAAPPPAAADLAYAAQLLLQAGAWGSLLGLYRSAGPQLQWTHLPQPVLCGLLQAPAAVQVQWCSIYEEQEHLYNTPAGPAEWLMYAAIASSCGRLPLLEPAAEQALRGSGSKAVLIGLAYYRLLLADRAAAAMPMPAGSIPWLLLVRSAAGEGWRSTQSAGSSGRPV; via the coding sequence ATGCGTACCCCGCCGCTCTCCCTCTGTATGATCATTCAGAACGAAGCACGGCATCTCGGGCAGTGCTTATCCTCTGTGAAGGGGCTTGTATCAGAAATCATTATCGCCGATACCGGCTCTGCTGACGGTAGCGCGGAGATTGCCCGCAGCTTCGGAGCAAGGGTTATCGAGGTGCCCTGGGAGCATGACTTTGCCAAAGCCCGCAATCTGACTCTGCGCCAAGCCTCCTGCCCGTGGATTCTGGTGCTGGATGCAGATGAAGCCGCTGCCGGCTGGCGGCAGGAAGACCTGCAGCAGCTGTTGAATGCGACTGCAGTTCAGGGTTATTTCCTGCCTTTTATTCACTATGTAGGTAGTAGTGCCGGCGGTGAATATGTCACAGATAATGTCTGCCGGCTGTTCAGGAACGATCCGGGAATTCTTTTTCACGGGACAATACATGAGGAGGCTGCCAGCAGTATTTGGGCGCTGCCGGGCGGCCGGGTCGCTTATGCGGATCTGCCTATATTTCATTACGGGTATGTGGATGAAGAGCTGCTGCTCAAAAACAAGGCCTCCCGTAACCTGAACCTCATCCGGGCCGCCTTGCAGCTTGATCCGCAGAGTTATTCCCTGCGTTATGCGCTGGGCACCGAATACTACCAGCAGGGCCAGTACAGCGCTGCTGCAGATGTTCTGCTCCCTCTGCTAGACGAGACTCCTGCCGGCTATGGTTACACAGCCGACATCTGGCTCAAAACAGCCTATGCCCTGCAGGCAGCCGGACGAATCCAAGCCGCCAGAGCCGTCTATACCAGAGGCATGGCTTTGTATCCCGACTTCACTGACCTGCTTGAATCCTATGCCCGTCTTCTGCTGGAGGCAGGAGAACTGCAGGAGGCTTACCGCCACGTGCTGGCAGCACTCAGAAGCGGTGACACTTCCCGTAGATACCCCTCATCCTCCGGCAGCGGAACCAGCCGCACCAGTCTGTTGGCCGGACAGGTCAGCGAGAGGCTGTATCTGTACGAACAAGCAAAGGAGCACTACACCCAGGCAGTCCGGTTCACGCCGGACCTGACTGCCGCCTGGGAAGCGCTCGTGCCGCTCTGTCTGCTGTCTGGCGATGCAGACCGCCTCACGGCGTTGACCGCAGAGGCAGGCGCCGCGCTGCCGCCCGCCACGCTGCGCCTGCTCGTGCCGGCGGCGCTGAACGCCCGTGCAGCCGGCTGGCTGCAGGCGCTCACCGGCACCGCCCGGCTGCCCGCTCCGGTGCGGCGCGTGCTCCAGGTGCTGCCGGATATGCTCCGGCAGCATGAAGACCACCCGGCAGTCGCCGCCCGCCTGGAGCGGCTGCTGCCGGAGCCCGGGCCCGGGCAGCCGTTTATACACGGCTATCTCTGGGCCTGGGCCTGCCGCAGCGGGGATACGGCTGCGGCACAGCATTGGCTCGGCAGCCTGGCCGGCTGCCGGCCCGGTCTCCCGGCAGTTGCGCAGCTGCTGCCGGAAGCCCGCACAGCCGCGCCACAGCCCGGCGCGGCAGGCTCCGCTCCTGGCGCTGCTCCTGACGCCGCGCCACCGCCCGCCGCCGCCGACCTCGCGTATGCCGCGCAGCTGCTGCTCCAGGCAGGGGCCTGGGGCAGCCTGCTGGGCTTATACCGCAGCGCCGGTCCACAGCTGCAGTGGACGCACCTGCCGCAGCCGGTGCTGTGCGGCCTGCTGCAGGCGCCGGCCGCCGTTCAAGTGCAATGGTGCTCCATCTACGAAGAGCAGGAGCACCTGTACAACACGCCTGCCGGCCCGGCGGAGTGGCTGATGTATGCAGCCATAGCCAGCTCCTGCGGCAGGCTGCCCCTGCTTGAGCCCGCAGCCGAACAAGCGCTGCGCGGCTCGGGCAGCAAGGCCGTGCTCATCGGCCTT